In Labrys wisconsinensis, the following proteins share a genomic window:
- a CDS encoding sigma-70 family RNA polymerase sigma factor — protein MSRDTPFDVTGQLGALRRYARSLTRSDVEAEDLVHDALLQAYEKRAGFQAGRSLRSWLMSILHNVFVDRYRSRQAEARRIEQAAELQDPFVPPAQDHQLRLAQVRRAFLELPEEQRAALHLVTIEGLTFAEAAGTLGIPVGTLMSRLARARATLRAIEDGTSDKGGGAKPAHHLRIVGGSDGPSR, from the coding sequence ATGTCTCGCGACACCCCTTTCGACGTCACCGGCCAGCTCGGCGCCCTGCGCCGCTATGCGCGATCGCTGACCCGCAGCGACGTGGAGGCCGAGGACCTGGTGCACGACGCCCTGCTGCAGGCCTATGAGAAGCGGGCCGGCTTCCAGGCCGGCCGCAGCCTGCGCAGCTGGCTGATGTCGATCCTGCACAACGTCTTCGTCGACCGCTACCGCAGCCGCCAGGCCGAGGCCCGGCGCATCGAGCAGGCCGCGGAGCTGCAGGACCCCTTCGTGCCGCCGGCGCAGGACCACCAGCTGCGCCTGGCGCAGGTCCGCCGCGCCTTCCTCGAGCTGCCGGAGGAGCAGCGCGCCGCCCTGCACCTCGTCACCATCGAGGGCCTCACCTTCGCCGAGGCCGCCGGCACGCTCGGCATCCCCGTCGGCACGCTGATGTCGAGGCTCGCCCGTGCGCGCGCCACGCTCCGTGCCATCGAGGACGGCACGTCCGACAAGGGCGGCGGCGCCAAGCCGGCCCACCATCTCAGGATCGTAGGAGGCTCGGATGGACCATCCCGCTGA